The genomic stretch GCCAGGACGTTGGCGTTGACGTGCTGGCGGGCCCGGGCCGCGCCCCAGCTCGTGTGGCAGAGCGCGCAGCGGATGCCGGGCATCTTGTTGGCGGTGATGGAGATGCCGACACCGTTGGAGCAGAGGACGACGCCGAGATCGGCGCGGCCATCGAGGACGGCGCGGCCGACGGCTTCGGCGAAATCGGGATAGTCGACGGAGTCGGGCGAATGGGTGCCGAGGTCGAGCACCTCGTGGCCGAGGTCGCGCGCGACGCCAGCGAGGTGGTTCTTCAGTTCGAAGCCGGCGTGATCGGCGCCGAAAGCGAGTTTCACGAGCGGACGCTCCTGCGGACGGGAATGGAGGCGACGCCCAGTATAGAAGCGAGCTGGTTAGCGGTGATTGCGCCTTCGCGGAGGACGACGGGGTCGGGGCCGGAGAGGTCGATGACCGTGGAGTCGATGCCCTGCGCGGTGGGGCCGGCATCGATCGTCATCGCGCAGAAGGCGCCGACCTGGCGGGCGGCCTCTTCGGCAGTGACGGGGCTCGGGCCGCCGGAGACGTTGGCGCTGGTGGCGGCGAGGGGCGCACCGAGAGCATCAACGATGTCGAGGACGATGTCGACCGGGACGATCCTGAAGCCGACGGTGCTGCCCCCGGAGAGTGCGGGGCTCGACCAGCCGGGCCGGCCGGGGACGATGATGGTCCAGGCGCCGGGCCCGAGGGCGTCGACCAGCCGCCGGGCCGCCGGGGTGAGGTCGGCGTATTGCTCGAGCAGGGCCGGGTCGCGGCCGAAGAGGAGCTGGAGCGGCTGTGCAGGGTCGCGCTGCTTGGCGCGGTAGATGGCGGTAACGGCGTCGTCATTCCGGACATCGGCGGCGATGCCGTAGACGGTGTCGGTGGGGAGGATGACGAGCTCGCCGCTGCGCAGCAGCTCAACGGCGCGGTCGATGAGGGATCCGGGGGAATCAGTCATGAGCATGAGGTGGGGTCCGTTGCCCGGACCCCCGAAGTGGGATAGCGTTCGAACCGAGTGTACCGCGTTCCATGGCAGCAACGGACCCTGTAACTTCCCCGGCAGGCGCACAGGACCCGGCGAAACGCCACGAGTGCATCGTGGTGCTGGATTTCGGGTCGCAGTTCTCGATGCTGATTGCGCGGCGGGTGCGGGAACTCAATACCTACTGTGAACTGCTGCCGTACGACGTGCCGCGCGAGCGGCTGGCCGGCATGGACGTGCGGGGGATTATCCTCTCGGGGGGGCCGAATAGCGTCTACGAGGAAGGTGCACCGCTGGCGCCCGACTGGGTGTGGGAGTCGGGGCTGCCCGTGCTGGGCATTTGCTACGGCATGCAGGTGATGGCTCACCAGCTGGGCGGAAAGGTGGCGCCGGGCGCCGAGCGCGAATACGGGCCGGCCGTGGTGCACCGCGACCATGCTGCACCGCTGCTCGACGGGCTGCCCGCCGACTTTGAGGTGTGGATGAGCCACGGGGACCGGATTGAGGTGCTGCCGCCGGGCTTCGCCGGGTATGCGAGCACGGCGAATTCGCCGTTCGCTGTGATGGCTGACCCCTCACGCGGGTACTACGGGCTGCAGTTCCATCCTGAGGTGGCTCACACGCCGCGCGGACGGGACATCCTGAAGAATTTTGTCCGGGGCATTTGCAGGGCGGAAGGCACGTGGACCCCGGGGAATTTCATCGAGGAGACGGTGGAGGCGATCCGGGCGCAGGTCGGGAGCGACCGGGTGATCTGCGGGCTCTCGGGCGGGGTCGACAGCGCGGTCGCCGCGGTCCTGGTGCACCGGGCCGTCGGCGATCAGCTGGTGTGCATCTTTGTCGACAATGGGCTGCTCCGGGCGGGCGAGGCGGAGGAGGTCGTGACGACCTTCCGGAAGAACCTGGCGATCAACCTGGTGCACGTGGATGCTGCGGGAGAGTTCCTCGCGCAGCTGGCCGAAGTGACGAACCCGGAGACGAAGCGGATCCGCATCGGCAATACGTTCGTTCGGGTGTTCGAGCGGGAGGCGCGGAAGGTCGAGGGGGCGCGGTTCCTGTGCCAGGGCACGCTGTACCCGGACGTCATCGAAAGCGGGTCGCACGGTAAGGGAGCGAGCACGATCAAGACACATCACAACGTGGGCGGGCTGCCGCCGGACATGAAGCTCGAACTGGTCGAACCGCTCCGGTACCTCTTCAAAGACGAGGTGCGGCGGATTGGCGAGGCGCTGGGGCTGCCCGAGGAGATGGTCTGGCGGCATCCGTTCCCGGGCCCGGGGCTGGCGATCCGGTGCATCGGCGAAGTGACGCCTGAGAAGCTCGAGATCCTCCGGCGGGCGGACCGGATTGTGATGGACGAAATCCGGGAGGCGGGGCTCTACCGGGACCTCTGGCAGGCGTTTGCGGTGCTGACGGACACGAAGACCGTGGGCGTGATGGGTGACTTCCGCACGTACGGCTATGCGGTAGCGGTCCGGGCGGTGGTTGCGGATGACGCCATGACGGCGGACTGGGCGCGGCTCCCGCATGAGCTGCTATCGCGCATTTCGAACCGGATCGTCAACGAGGTGCACGGGGTGAACCGGGTGGTGTACGACATCACGCCGAAGCCGCCGGGCACCATCGA from Tepidiforma thermophila encodes the following:
- the guaA gene encoding glutamine-hydrolyzing GMP synthase, which translates into the protein MAATDPVTSPAGAQDPAKRHECIVVLDFGSQFSMLIARRVRELNTYCELLPYDVPRERLAGMDVRGIILSGGPNSVYEEGAPLAPDWVWESGLPVLGICYGMQVMAHQLGGKVAPGAEREYGPAVVHRDHAAPLLDGLPADFEVWMSHGDRIEVLPPGFAGYASTANSPFAVMADPSRGYYGLQFHPEVAHTPRGRDILKNFVRGICRAEGTWTPGNFIEETVEAIRAQVGSDRVICGLSGGVDSAVAAVLVHRAVGDQLVCIFVDNGLLRAGEAEEVVTTFRKNLAINLVHVDAAGEFLAQLAEVTNPETKRIRIGNTFVRVFEREARKVEGARFLCQGTLYPDVIESGSHGKGASTIKTHHNVGGLPPDMKLELVEPLRYLFKDEVRRIGEALGLPEEMVWRHPFPGPGLAIRCIGEVTPEKLEILRRADRIVMDEIREAGLYRDLWQAFAVLTDTKTVGVMGDFRTYGYAVAVRAVVADDAMTADWARLPHELLSRISNRIVNEVHGVNRVVYDITPKPPGTIEWE
- the rpiB gene encoding ribose 5-phosphate isomerase B yields the protein MKLAFGADHAGFELKNHLAGVARDLGHEVLDLGTHSPDSVDYPDFAEAVGRAVLDGRADLGVVLCSNGVGISITANKMPGIRCALCHTSWGAARARQHVNANVLALGAWEIGRGVAEDILRAFLTHEFEGGRHERRLAKLHDVERRGIAAEAPRP
- a CDS encoding L-threonylcarbamoyladenylate synthase, whose product is MTDSPGSLIDRAVELLRSGELVILPTDTVYGIAADVRNDDAVTAIYRAKQRDPAQPLQLLFGRDPALLEQYADLTPAARRLVDALGPGAWTIIVPGRPGWSSPALSGGSTVGFRIVPVDIVLDIVDALGAPLAATSANVSGGPSPVTAEEAARQVGAFCAMTIDAGPTAQGIDSTVIDLSGPDPVVLREGAITANQLASILGVASIPVRRSVRS